Proteins from a single region of Argiope bruennichi chromosome 6, qqArgBrue1.1, whole genome shotgun sequence:
- the LOC129971551 gene encoding uncharacterized protein LOC129971551 isoform X2, whose amino-acid sequence MESKEGMPPEGCSVEKYDIVPVDSCQGWDTTYVDACVFCDRRFGEWRKANEENLATTPAKPGILEMAIKYDNKLEIAKIILDTRNIQKVVHENVDHIKQIIKTDKKYKYKCPGIVCRWVTYKKDKEREVAILCAHWHNYGVLPPLQKDWPGLDILQKTDYLTFSVELQKWCYSTKTNFCKTPMEIEVVKSCTWTQCEICDTYFTQWKKLDSVIANDKAPDVIGIYMVAISCERQIKIFEIFCLPSVFTSIKFNLEGIYKFRQHVLTENEYADKNAFFLVRWMELENVRSDIACFLYAHWLNAEPIPLYRDLKGKEAVERNRHFIFRTNDKKWCYKIDTFKQARTNKCKYQKFILNELEEDVLYVDCSNN is encoded by the exons ATGG AATCTAAAGAAGGAATGCCTCCTGAAGGTTGTTCCGTCGAGAAATATGATATTGTCCCTGTGGATTCTTGTCAAGGTTGGGACACGACTTACGTAGACGCCTGCGTCTTCTGCGATAGGAGATTTGGGGAATGGAGAAAAGCAAATGAAGAGAATCTGGCCACAACACCAGCAAAACCTGGAATTTTAGAAATGGCTATAAAATACGACAACAAGCTagaaattgctaaaataattctTGATACTAGGAACATTCAAAAAGTGGTGCATGAAAATGTGGATCATATCAAACAAATCATCAAAACagacaaaaaatacaaatacaaatgtcCAGGCATTGTTTGTAGATGGGTAACAtacaaaaaagataaagaaagagAAGTTGCTATTTTATGTGCACATTGGCACAATTATGGTGTTTTACCACCACTTCAGAAAGATTGGCCTGGATTGGACATTCTTCAAAAGACAGACTATCTTACATTCTCAGTTGAGCTCCAAAAGTGGTGCTACTCCACGAAAACCAATTTCTGTAAGACACCAATGGAAATAGAGGTTGTTAAAAGCTGTACCTGGACACAATGTGAAATCTGTGATACTTATTTTACCCAATGGAAAAAACTGGACTCCGTCATTGCGAATGACAAGGCACCTGATGTTATTGGAATCTATATGGTTGCCATCAGTTGTGAgaggcaaataaaaatttttgaaattttctgtttacCTTCCGTGTTTACcagcattaaatttaatttagaaggcATTTATAAATTCAGGCAACATGTCTTGACGGAAAATGAGTATGccgataaaaatgcattttttcttgtTCGATGGATGGAACTCGAAAATGTCAGAAGTGACATAGCTTGTTTCTTGTACGCTCATTGGTTGAATGCTGAACCTATCCCATTGTATAGAGACTTAAAGGGAAAGGAAGCAGTTGAAAGaaatagacattttatttttcgGACAAATGATAAGAAATGGTGTTATAAAATAGATACTTTTAAACAAGCTAGGACAAATAAATGtaagtatcaaaaatttattctgaatgaaCTGGAAGAAGATGTACTGTACGTCGATTGCAGtaataattaa
- the LOC129971551 gene encoding uncharacterized protein LOC129971551 isoform X1, which yields MAESKEGMPPEGCSVEKYDIVPVDSCQGWDTTYVDACVFCDRRFGEWRKANEENLATTPAKPGILEMAIKYDNKLEIAKIILDTRNIQKVVHENVDHIKQIIKTDKKYKYKCPGIVCRWVTYKKDKEREVAILCAHWHNYGVLPPLQKDWPGLDILQKTDYLTFSVELQKWCYSTKTNFCKTPMEIEVVKSCTWTQCEICDTYFTQWKKLDSVIANDKAPDVIGIYMVAISCERQIKIFEIFCLPSVFTSIKFNLEGIYKFRQHVLTENEYADKNAFFLVRWMELENVRSDIACFLYAHWLNAEPIPLYRDLKGKEAVERNRHFIFRTNDKKWCYKIDTFKQARTNKCKYQKFILNELEEDVLYVDCSNN from the exons ATGG CAGAATCTAAAGAAGGAATGCCTCCTGAAGGTTGTTCCGTCGAGAAATATGATATTGTCCCTGTGGATTCTTGTCAAGGTTGGGACACGACTTACGTAGACGCCTGCGTCTTCTGCGATAGGAGATTTGGGGAATGGAGAAAAGCAAATGAAGAGAATCTGGCCACAACACCAGCAAAACCTGGAATTTTAGAAATGGCTATAAAATACGACAACAAGCTagaaattgctaaaataattctTGATACTAGGAACATTCAAAAAGTGGTGCATGAAAATGTGGATCATATCAAACAAATCATCAAAACagacaaaaaatacaaatacaaatgtcCAGGCATTGTTTGTAGATGGGTAACAtacaaaaaagataaagaaagagAAGTTGCTATTTTATGTGCACATTGGCACAATTATGGTGTTTTACCACCACTTCAGAAAGATTGGCCTGGATTGGACATTCTTCAAAAGACAGACTATCTTACATTCTCAGTTGAGCTCCAAAAGTGGTGCTACTCCACGAAAACCAATTTCTGTAAGACACCAATGGAAATAGAGGTTGTTAAAAGCTGTACCTGGACACAATGTGAAATCTGTGATACTTATTTTACCCAATGGAAAAAACTGGACTCCGTCATTGCGAATGACAAGGCACCTGATGTTATTGGAATCTATATGGTTGCCATCAGTTGTGAgaggcaaataaaaatttttgaaattttctgtttacCTTCCGTGTTTACcagcattaaatttaatttagaaggcATTTATAAATTCAGGCAACATGTCTTGACGGAAAATGAGTATGccgataaaaatgcattttttcttgtTCGATGGATGGAACTCGAAAATGTCAGAAGTGACATAGCTTGTTTCTTGTACGCTCATTGGTTGAATGCTGAACCTATCCCATTGTATAGAGACTTAAAGGGAAAGGAAGCAGTTGAAAGaaatagacattttatttttcgGACAAATGATAAGAAATGGTGTTATAAAATAGATACTTTTAAACAAGCTAGGACAAATAAATGtaagtatcaaaaatttattctgaatgaaCTGGAAGAAGATGTACTGTACGTCGATTGCAGtaataattaa
- the LOC129971551 gene encoding uncharacterized protein LOC129971551 isoform X3, giving the protein MAESKEGMPPEGCSVEKYDIVPVDSCQGWDTTYVDACVFCDRRFGEWRKANEENLATTPAKPGILEMAIKYDNKLEIAKIILDTRNIQKVVHENVDHIKQIIKTDKKYKYKCPGIVCRWVTYKKDKEREVAILCAHWHNYGVLPPLQKDWPGLDILQKTDYLTFSVELQKWCYSTKTNFCKTPMEIEVVKSCTWTQCEICDTYFTQWKKLDSVIANDKAPDVIGIYMVAISCERQIKIFEIFCLPSVFTSIKFNLEGIYKFRQHVLTENEYADKNAFFLVRWMELENVRSDIACFLYAHWLNAEPIPLYRDLKGKEAVERNRHFIFRTNDKKWCYKIDTFKQARTNKCSGKSYSW; this is encoded by the exons ATGG CAGAATCTAAAGAAGGAATGCCTCCTGAAGGTTGTTCCGTCGAGAAATATGATATTGTCCCTGTGGATTCTTGTCAAGGTTGGGACACGACTTACGTAGACGCCTGCGTCTTCTGCGATAGGAGATTTGGGGAATGGAGAAAAGCAAATGAAGAGAATCTGGCCACAACACCAGCAAAACCTGGAATTTTAGAAATGGCTATAAAATACGACAACAAGCTagaaattgctaaaataattctTGATACTAGGAACATTCAAAAAGTGGTGCATGAAAATGTGGATCATATCAAACAAATCATCAAAACagacaaaaaatacaaatacaaatgtcCAGGCATTGTTTGTAGATGGGTAACAtacaaaaaagataaagaaagagAAGTTGCTATTTTATGTGCACATTGGCACAATTATGGTGTTTTACCACCACTTCAGAAAGATTGGCCTGGATTGGACATTCTTCAAAAGACAGACTATCTTACATTCTCAGTTGAGCTCCAAAAGTGGTGCTACTCCACGAAAACCAATTTCTGTAAGACACCAATGGAAATAGAGGTTGTTAAAAGCTGTACCTGGACACAATGTGAAATCTGTGATACTTATTTTACCCAATGGAAAAAACTGGACTCCGTCATTGCGAATGACAAGGCACCTGATGTTATTGGAATCTATATGGTTGCCATCAGTTGTGAgaggcaaataaaaatttttgaaattttctgtttacCTTCCGTGTTTACcagcattaaatttaatttagaaggcATTTATAAATTCAGGCAACATGTCTTGACGGAAAATGAGTATGccgataaaaatgcattttttcttgtTCGATGGATGGAACTCGAAAATGTCAGAAGTGACATAGCTTGTTTCTTGTACGCTCATTGGTTGAATGCTGAACCTATCCCATTGTATAGAGACTTAAAGGGAAAGGAAGCAGTTGAAAGaaatagacattttatttttcgGACAAATGATAAGAAATGGTGTTATAAAATAGATACTTTTAAACAAGCTAGGACAAATAAAT
- the LOC129971551 gene encoding uncharacterized protein LOC129971551 isoform X4, protein MAESKEGMPPEGCSVEKYDIVPVDSCQGWDTTYVDACVFCDRRFGEWRKANEENLATTPAKPGILEMAIKYDNKLEIAKIILDTRNIQKVVHENVDHIKQIIKTDKKYKYKCPGIVCRWVTYKKDKEREVAILCAHWHNYGVLPPLQKDWPGLDILQKTDYLTFSVELQKWCYSTKTNFCKTPMEIEVVKSCTWTQCEICDTYFTQWKKLDSVIANDKAPDVIGIYMVAISCERQIKIFEIFCLPSVFTSIKFNLEGIYKFRQHVLTENEYADKNAFFLVRWMELENVRSDIACFLYAHWLNAEPIPLYRDLKGKEAVERNRHFIFRTNDKKWCYKIDTFKQARTNKLF, encoded by the exons ATGG CAGAATCTAAAGAAGGAATGCCTCCTGAAGGTTGTTCCGTCGAGAAATATGATATTGTCCCTGTGGATTCTTGTCAAGGTTGGGACACGACTTACGTAGACGCCTGCGTCTTCTGCGATAGGAGATTTGGGGAATGGAGAAAAGCAAATGAAGAGAATCTGGCCACAACACCAGCAAAACCTGGAATTTTAGAAATGGCTATAAAATACGACAACAAGCTagaaattgctaaaataattctTGATACTAGGAACATTCAAAAAGTGGTGCATGAAAATGTGGATCATATCAAACAAATCATCAAAACagacaaaaaatacaaatacaaatgtcCAGGCATTGTTTGTAGATGGGTAACAtacaaaaaagataaagaaagagAAGTTGCTATTTTATGTGCACATTGGCACAATTATGGTGTTTTACCACCACTTCAGAAAGATTGGCCTGGATTGGACATTCTTCAAAAGACAGACTATCTTACATTCTCAGTTGAGCTCCAAAAGTGGTGCTACTCCACGAAAACCAATTTCTGTAAGACACCAATGGAAATAGAGGTTGTTAAAAGCTGTACCTGGACACAATGTGAAATCTGTGATACTTATTTTACCCAATGGAAAAAACTGGACTCCGTCATTGCGAATGACAAGGCACCTGATGTTATTGGAATCTATATGGTTGCCATCAGTTGTGAgaggcaaataaaaatttttgaaattttctgtttacCTTCCGTGTTTACcagcattaaatttaatttagaaggcATTTATAAATTCAGGCAACATGTCTTGACGGAAAATGAGTATGccgataaaaatgcattttttcttgtTCGATGGATGGAACTCGAAAATGTCAGAAGTGACATAGCTTGTTTCTTGTACGCTCATTGGTTGAATGCTGAACCTATCCCATTGTATAGAGACTTAAAGGGAAAGGAAGCAGTTGAAAGaaatagacattttatttttcgGACAAATGATAAGAAATGGTGTTATAAAATAGATACTTTTAAACAAGCTAGGACAAATAAAT